Proteins from a single region of Phyllopteryx taeniolatus isolate TA_2022b chromosome 10, UOR_Ptae_1.2, whole genome shotgun sequence:
- the yif1a gene encoding protein YIF1A has product MDLPHHGYRASKQRGRDTPTGGESMLFDDTSTSGMNTQGYYTPGYNMAAPPNDMQAGVNNLFTDPMANAAVVYGSSLANQGKDMVNKEISRFMSVNKLKYFFAVDTRYVLKKLMILMFPYTHQDWEVRYHRDTPLTPRQDVNAPDLYIPTMAFITYILLAGMALGIQKRFSPEVLGLCASTALVWVIIEVLVMLLSLYLLTVHSDLSTFDLIAYSGYKYVGMIFTVLGGLLFGSDGYFVALAWSSCALMFFIVRSLRMKILTSLASDSMSTGSSAKPQVRMYITMATAVFQPIIIYWLTSHLVR; this is encoded by the exons ATGGATTTGCCACATCACGGATACCGAGCAA GTAAACAGAGGGGTCGCGATACCCCGACGGGTGGGGAGTCCATGCTTTTTGACGACACCAGCACATCAGGGATGAACACTCAGGGTTACTACACTCCAGGCTACAACATGGCGGCGCCCCCAAACGACATGCAAGCGGGAGTCAACAACTTGTTCACCGATCCGATGGCCAACGCTGCAGTCGTGTACGGATCATCCTTGGCCAACCAAGGCAAAGACATGGTGAACAAAGAG ATCAGCAGATTCATGTCTGTGAACAAGCTGAAATACTTCTTTGCCGTGGACACCAGATACGTGCTCAAGAAACTCATGATCCTCATGTTCCCATACACGCATCAG GATTGGGAGGTTCGCTATCATCGGGACACTCCGCTGACTCCAAGGCAAGACGTGAATGCACCTGATCTTTACATACCAA CCATGGCTTTCATTACCTACATTTTACTGGCCGGAATGGCACTTGGCATTCAGAAAAG GTTTAGTCCAGAAGTGCTCGGACTCTGTGCCAGCACGGCCCTGGTGTGGGTGATCATTGAGGTGTTGGTGATGCTGCTCAGTTTGTACTTGCTGACGGTACACAGCGACCTGTCCACTTTCGACCTCATCGCCTACAGTGGATACAAATATGTTGG GATGATCTTCACAGTGCTAGGTGGATTGCTGTTTGGCAGCGACGGCTACTTTGTGGCTCTTGCCTGGTCCTCTTGTGCCCTCATGTTTTTCATT GTCCGTTCCCTGAGAATGAAGATCCTCACATCCCTAGCGTCGGACTCCATGTCCACGGGCTCCAGTGCCAAACCCCAAGTGCGCATGTACATCACCATGGCGACCGCCGTCTTTCAGCCGATCATCATTTACTGGTTAACCTCTCACCTGGTCAGGTGA